Proteins encoded by one window of Candidatus Dependentiae bacterium:
- a CDS encoding ferredoxin: MLVKKVWIEPGCITCGACEFICPAVFKVTDMSHILPEADIQSNTELIELAAQACPVNVIKYQVE; this comes from the coding sequence ATACTGGTGAAAAAGGTATGGATTGAACCAGGTTGTATTACCTGTGGTGCTTGTGAATTTATATGTCCTGCAGTATTTAAAGTGACTGACATGTCCCATATACTACCTGAAGCTGATATACAATCTAATACTGAGCTTATAGAGCTTGCTGCTCAAGCATGCCCAGTAAATGTTATAAAATACCAAGTGGAATAA
- the tmk gene encoding dTMP kinase: MALPILPAGRLISLEGIDGSGKSSLAQFLARELAQLEYPIVLTREPGATPLGQQIRKVLQERPCPVYPEAEFLLFAADRAQHMAQIVEPALHKGTIVLSDRMADSSRAYQGFGRGLDEQFIAQVNAWAMKQRTPDLTIYIQVDYETAAQRIAKRNEQRTSFEQEEAGFFKRIINGFNILFKDRSNVLILDGNQPFE; this comes from the coding sequence ATGGCATTACCAATACTACCGGCTGGCCGCTTAATTTCTCTTGAAGGTATCGACGGATCAGGTAAAAGTTCTTTAGCACAATTTTTAGCACGAGAACTTGCTCAGTTAGAGTACCCTATAGTACTTACTCGAGAACCAGGTGCTACGCCACTAGGCCAGCAAATCCGTAAAGTATTACAAGAAAGACCATGCCCGGTATATCCTGAAGCAGAGTTTTTGCTCTTTGCAGCCGATAGAGCGCAACATATGGCACAAATTGTCGAGCCCGCATTGCATAAGGGTACTATTGTGCTTTCTGACAGAATGGCTGATTCCTCGCGTGCTTATCAAGGTTTTGGTAGAGGGCTTGATGAACAATTTATAGCACAGGTAAATGCTTGGGCAATGAAGCAACGTACGCCAGATTTAACTATTTATATACAAGTGGATTACGAAACGGCTGCTCAACGTATTGCCAAACGGAATGAGCAACGTACCTCTTTTGAACAAGAAGAAGCAGGGTTTTTTAAGCGCATAATTAATGGCTTTAATATATTATTTAAAGATCGTTCTAACGTATTAATACTCGATGGCAACCAACCGTTTGAA